A genomic window from Treponema maltophilum ATCC 51939 includes:
- the leuB gene encoding 3-isopropylmalate dehydrogenase, producing MNKKIALIPGDGIGPDIVEQAVHVMDAAAKKYSHRFEYTSVLAGGVAIDSCGKPLPEKTLEVCLASDAVLLGAVGGPKWDNIPGIRPEQALLGLRSGMNVYANLRPALIFEQLKNACPLKDEITEGGLDLLIVRELTGGIYFGERGRSADGSEVWDTERYSVHEIERIVRLGFEAAEKRRQKLCLVDKANILESSRLWREVAERVKKEYLSVVLSYLYVDNAAMQLVRNPRQFDVIVTSNMFGDILSDEASQITGSIGMLASASLGKPGTPGLYEPIHGSAPDIAGKDIANPLATILSCALMFRYSFGAEKEACAIEKAVNAVLDEGWRTADIVGSDADSLKAAGKLVGTTAMGKLVAEALENI from the coding sequence ATGAATAAAAAAATAGCGCTTATTCCCGGCGACGGAATCGGCCCCGATATTGTTGAACAAGCCGTACACGTTATGGATGCCGCGGCAAAAAAATATTCGCACCGCTTTGAGTATACAAGCGTTTTGGCCGGCGGAGTCGCGATCGATTCTTGCGGCAAACCCCTGCCCGAAAAAACGCTTGAAGTATGTCTTGCATCCGATGCGGTGCTGTTGGGAGCGGTCGGGGGTCCCAAGTGGGACAATATTCCCGGCATACGCCCCGAACAGGCTTTGCTCGGTTTGAGAAGCGGCATGAACGTGTATGCAAACTTGCGTCCGGCCCTTATCTTTGAACAGTTAAAAAACGCCTGCCCCTTAAAAGATGAAATTACCGAAGGCGGTTTGGACCTTCTTATCGTGCGCGAACTGACCGGCGGCATTTATTTCGGCGAACGCGGACGCAGCGCCGACGGAAGCGAAGTGTGGGACACGGAACGCTACAGTGTGCATGAAATCGAGCGCATAGTCAGGCTCGGTTTTGAAGCTGCCGAAAAAAGGCGTCAAAAGCTGTGCCTTGTCGATAAAGCGAATATTCTCGAATCGAGCCGCTTGTGGCGCGAAGTTGCCGAGCGCGTAAAAAAAGAATACCTTTCGGTTGTGCTCTCTTATTTGTATGTCGATAATGCCGCAATGCAGCTTGTGCGCAATCCGCGCCAATTCGACGTTATCGTTACAAGCAATATGTTCGGCGATATTTTGTCCGACGAAGCGAGCCAGATAACCGGCTCGATCGGCATGCTCGCATCGGCTTCGCTCGGAAAACCCGGAACGCCCGGCTTATACGAACCCATTCACGGCTCGGCGCCCGACATTGCCGGAAAAGATATTGCAAATCCTTTGGCGACGATTTTATCCTGCGCTCTTATGTTCCGCTACAGTTTCGGCGCCGAAAAAGAAGCGTGCGCAATCGAAAAAGCCGTAAATGCCGTCCTCGACGAAGGCTGGCGTACCGCCGACATAGTGGGAAGCGATGCCGACTCCTTAAAAGCGGCCGGCAAACTGGTCGGCACAACGGCGATGGGAAAGCTTGTCGCCGAAGCGCTGGAAAATATCTGA
- the cimA gene encoding citramalate synthase, whose translation MNDTAAVEILDSTLRDGAQGEGISFSVQDKLHIVSALDELGVAYIEAGNPGSNPKDLEFFQQVKKLKLKHSAVCAFGATRRKDINCAEDANLQSLLAAGTDTVVIFGKTWDFQVTEILKATLEENLLMIEETCAYLCEAGRSVIYDAEHFFDGYKANADYALKTLRAAAKGGARTLVLCDTKGGTMPADVESAVKTVCDIFKDTKTPDKKSVRIGIHTHNDCALAVANSLLAVTAGASHVQGTLLGFGERTGNAELSSVIADLQLKMEKVCIPEENIKKLTPLCRKVAEVANISLPAGAPYIGSSAFAHKAGMHIDGVTKNPAAYEHIKPEDVGNERVFLMSEVAGRSMIIEKIRKFEPSIQKDSPLVSEITRQVKELEHAGYQFEGADGSFELLVRKIIGKYKPFFNLRYYKTLGEQPRLDETLCSYAQLKIEVDGQLEVTAGEGDGPVHALDTALRKALERFYPAVKSIRLTDYKVRVLDSQSATAAKVRVLIESSDGNDSWTTVGVSADIMEASWLALVDSFEYKFIRDMEKKYKPFL comes from the coding sequence ATGAACGATACTGCAGCCGTAGAAATTCTCGATTCGACTTTGCGCGACGGAGCGCAGGGAGAAGGAATCAGTTTTTCCGTTCAGGATAAACTGCACATTGTGTCGGCGCTGGATGAACTCGGCGTCGCCTACATCGAAGCGGGCAATCCCGGCTCGAACCCGAAAGATTTGGAATTCTTTCAGCAGGTAAAAAAGCTGAAGCTTAAGCACTCGGCCGTGTGCGCATTCGGCGCGACGCGGCGCAAAGATATAAACTGTGCCGAAGACGCCAACCTGCAAAGCCTTTTGGCTGCGGGAACCGATACCGTCGTCATCTTCGGCAAAACATGGGATTTTCAGGTAACCGAAATTCTGAAGGCGACACTTGAAGAAAATCTTTTAATGATAGAAGAAACCTGCGCGTATTTGTGCGAAGCGGGCCGTTCCGTTATATACGACGCCGAGCATTTTTTTGACGGTTATAAAGCGAATGCCGATTATGCGCTTAAAACGCTTCGCGCCGCCGCAAAAGGAGGCGCCCGCACCTTAGTGCTTTGCGACACAAAAGGCGGCACCATGCCCGCCGATGTTGAAAGCGCCGTAAAAACCGTCTGTGACATTTTTAAAGATACCAAAACGCCGGATAAAAAGTCCGTGCGTATCGGCATTCACACGCACAACGATTGCGCTCTTGCCGTCGCAAATTCGCTTTTAGCCGTAACGGCGGGCGCCTCTCACGTGCAGGGTACGCTGCTCGGTTTCGGGGAGCGCACCGGCAACGCGGAACTGTCTTCCGTTATCGCCGACTTGCAGCTTAAAATGGAAAAGGTGTGTATTCCCGAAGAAAACATAAAAAAACTTACGCCCCTGTGCCGCAAGGTTGCCGAAGTCGCAAATATTTCGCTTCCCGCGGGCGCGCCGTACATCGGTTCGAGTGCCTTCGCGCACAAAGCGGGCATGCATATAGACGGCGTTACGAAAAATCCCGCCGCATACGAACATATTAAGCCCGAAGACGTCGGCAACGAACGTGTATTTTTAATGAGCGAAGTTGCCGGCCGTTCGATGATTATCGAAAAAATCCGCAAGTTTGAACCGTCGATACAAAAAGACAGCCCGCTTGTTTCCGAAATTACGCGGCAGGTAAAAGAGCTTGAACACGCCGGCTATCAGTTTGAAGGAGCCGACGGCAGCTTTGAACTTTTGGTGCGCAAAATAATCGGAAAATACAAGCCGTTTTTTAACCTGCGCTATTATAAAACGCTCGGCGAGCAGCCCCGCCTTGATGAAACGCTGTGTTCTTATGCGCAGCTGAAGATTGAAGTGGACGGCCAGCTTGAAGTAACGGCGGGCGAGGGAGACGGTCCCGTTCACGCGCTCGATACCGCTTTACGCAAAGCGCTGGAACGCTTTTATCCTGCCGTAAAATCCATACGCTTAACCGATTATAAAGTGCGCGTATTGGATTCGCAAAGCGCGACCGCCGCAAAGGTGCGCGTTTTAATCGAAAGCTCGGACGGAAACGATTCGTGGACGACGGTCGGCGTCTCGGCCGATATTATGGAAGCCTCGTGGCTGGCCTTGGTCGATTCGTTCGAATACAAATTCATCCGCGATATGGAAAAAAAGTACAAACCTTTTTTATAA
- the ilvN gene encoding acetolactate synthase small subunit: protein MNSDTMNQDNVKRYVLSVLVENHTGVLSRVAGLFSRRGYNIDSLTVGETSNPGKSRMTIVVRGDEYILEQIEKQLAKLVEVISIRHCNPARTVMRETALIKVAAVGEKRLGVIETANIFRARIVDVAADSLIMEATGSEDKITSLIGLLEPFGIIEMVCTGLTAMSRGAEVL from the coding sequence ATGAATTCCGATACTATGAATCAGGATAACGTAAAGCGCTATGTTTTGTCCGTGTTGGTTGAAAATCATACCGGCGTTCTCAGCCGTGTTGCGGGCCTGTTCAGCAGACGCGGTTATAATATCGACAGCCTTACCGTCGGCGAAACTTCCAATCCCGGAAAATCGCGCATGACGATTGTCGTTCGCGGCGACGAGTACATTTTGGAACAAATCGAAAAACAGCTGGCAAAGTTGGTGGAAGTTATCTCGATTCGCCACTGTAATCCCGCTCGTACCGTTATGCGCGAAACGGCGCTCATTAAAGTGGCGGCCGTCGGCGAAAAACGGCTCGGAGTTATCGAAACGGCGAATATTTTCAGAGCGCGGATTGTCGATGTCGCTGCTGATTCCCTTATTATGGAAGCGACCGGAAGTGAAGATAAAATAACGAGCCTTATCGGCTTGCTCGAACCCTTCGGTATTATAGAAATGGTATGTACGGGGCTTACCGCAATGAGCAGAGGAGCCGAGGTTTTATGA